The region GTGAGTATAGTTCGATTCATTCGGTTTGGTTTAATAAGATTTAAAACCAATCACATTttaaggaaaaaataaaaactaaactgCTGCACTAATACAAAATTTCAGTTCAGTTAACTAAATTTTAccatttggttcagtttgatttgattcggtTTAGTTAATAtgaatttagataaaattatacataaaaatcaaattaatatgtattaattaATACTTATATACGTGTGTTagtttatatacatataaattatattattttaaagttcggtttttcggtcggttcggttaattaatagtaaaaaccaaatcaaaactcCTTTTGGCATTTTGTTGAACTAACTCTATCATCTTTCCAAAATAAACACACTCACTCACTCACTAGTTATTTTTTCTTTGCTTCCATTTCATTCATCATTCTCTCTTTACCTCAAACCAAATGTCTGCTGCAACCTTCACAGCTTCTATTGCAGGTTCTGGTTATCATGGCCTAAAACTTAACTCAACAAACCAACATTTCGCAGCCAAAGATTCTGTTGCATGGAGCCGTAAGACTGTCTCAAATGGCTCAAAAACCTACTGTATGAAGGTAATGtgatgaattatatatattgtggTTGGGAAATGTTAGTTGCTGATTGTGTTATTTTGGTGTTGGTGTTGATGATATAGACATGGAACCCGATTGATAACAAGAAGTTTGAGACTCTGTCCTACCTTCCTCCGCTTTCTGATGAGTCTATTGCGAAGGAGGTTGAGTACATGATCCTTAAGGGTTGGATCCCTTGCCTTGAATTTGATGAGGTAATATTAAGTTGATGGTTTATCTGTTATGTCATGCATGTtcaattaaaacacattttcatttttatttaaagaagatgttaatattaggccaaatgttataaaaaggccaaacttttcataaaagtttcacaaaagtcctgacctttcaattttgtcgattttggccaaaaacaaattatttggtttcaattgtggccaactctcaatttgatttcaatttgcctatgtgacgcctatgtggcatgtcaaatattgaaaagtggggacttttgtgaaaccaaataattcattttcggccaaaatcgacaaaattgaaaggtcaggacttttgtgaaaccaaataatcagtttttggccaaaatcgacaaaattgaaaggtcaggacttttgtgaaacttttgtgaaaggtttgacctttttacaacatttggccttaatATTACTATAAGCCCTATAAATCAAAGGGACAGGATGGGTAGCTGTTCTTAACTATCTGTCACGGTCTAGGTAGCAATggcacttcattcaatcaacttTTTCCGGAAATTTTAGCGTTTCAGATACGAAACATCATTTTTCATACAAAAACCTTTAAATAACAAAGTTCCGCCGTGTCCGTGCTCTTAGGTCACAGTCACTGGTTGTTCCTGTTAGATAATATCATAATAACATAACTAATGTTAGAGCttcatttaacaaatttttGATGAATTGATTAATTGATAGTGTCTAACCCAtccaaaaattattttcataatcataatcatgtttctccttttttctaATTGCTGTCGATTTTCTCCTATTTTACTTCTTTTATAATTATCTCATGCACTAGATGGACACGTCATTTTATAATACATCTCATGAGTTgatggattttatttttttaatctttcctTATTTTCTAATTCTATCATTACCTATGTAAACAGTAGATTAATCATCATAAGTATCCCTGTGTTAGtgtaatgtttaaattatttacatatACAATCATCAAcctttttcttctatttttcaTATCTATGTGTTAGCATGTTTATGTTATATACAAACACAGTAGTCAGCCATTTTTCTCTTATTTTACCTTCATTTTTCATTGCCTATAAAGATGATAGATCAGTCCTCTTTAGTATCCATGTATAATATAGAATGGTGGATGAAATTTCTTCTGTggtaaatttagtttttttgttgttAAACCTGATTAATAGTGTTGAAAATGTAATAGAAGGGGGATGTGCATAGAGAGAATAGCAGAATGCCAGGATACTATGATGGGAGGTATTGGACATTGTGGAAGCTGCCCATGTTTGGATGCAATGACTCATCTCAAGTGCTCAATCAAATCAATGAATGTAAAAAGGCTTACCCGAATGCCTATATCCGCTGCTTGGCTTTCGACAACCATCGCCAGGCTCAGTGCATGTCCTTCGTCATtcaaaaacctaaaaaaaactAAGCGTGGATGATGACGATGGGTTCTGTTCGACCAAATAAGATGGTGATGCTTTTGGGTTTATCCAAATGAcaatgttttaataattaagttAATGGATTTGAATAAGCAATTTTTTGTTGTAAGCACATGATtttgggatttgtttttaaatatgtgatGAGAAACGCCCATggtttggcaaaaaaaaaagatctgCTAGGCAGTTTCTCTTATTCTTGCATTTCACATTCCACAATTTCCTATAAGCTAAAATAGGAAAACTAAGCTGTGGGTAGAAGCAATACGCAGGATAAGGCCAGGGTAAAGCAATAGTATTTGCTGCAATAGTAATTCAGGGAactttgaattaaaaaatatttgaaagcaACTCAATGTTAGTCAACTAGAGCTAGATCTCAAGCGACTTAAGTTACATTTTGAACATAATACATTTTGAACATAATTCAAATATGCAAGTATTTGACTCGAGAAGTTCACAATCTTAATTGAATGTAAAGTATCTTACTAGTTTACtcttaggggccgtttggttcaaagttgggaatgggaatcggaatggGAAAGAATgagaatgggaatgattgttttcattttttgtttggttcaaagtgttgtaatgggaatgggaatgggtagagtttaataaaaaaaaattattatttaatttttaaatatttttttatataaaaaattatttttttaaaaataaattatttttaaaaaaataaaaatattatttttaaaaaaaagatttttttttattttaagtatattttttaaaatttaaaaatatattttttaataattatatatttattatttgtcattaaaatattttgttaaattttgattctcattcccAAAAGTTCATTCTCATAGAGTAAAGGGGGAATGGATGATTCCCATTGAAAGGGTAATCACATTCACATTTCCTAgtgtaatttgacaaaacaaacacaaacaatggGAATTATTCCCATTCCGATTCCCCCCTTTTTTTCCccaaccaaacggccccttaatGTCTATCACACTCATACTTATAtcttaaatatacataaaaaatattaagcgAGTCAAGCTTAGTCAAGTCTGAATATCTTAACTTTAATTGTGCtgaaattcaatttataaatgatCAAGTTGGTCTCATTACCTTATCAAGTTTGAGTTTTGAAAATTCAGCTCAATCAAGTTTCGAGCTTCAAAATTTTGAGTTAAGTCAAGCGCGAGTTTGACAGTGTTTCAACTCGACTTGACTGAGGTACAACCCTAGTTAATGGAGTCTTCATCCTTGTCGGGCTAAGTGTATTTGAGAAACTCCAATACAGTCAGATGTCTTAAATACCAGCATATAAAAATGTACCTTCAGTCAGCAGCACCTAAGATTCATTTGAACTATTACACAAAAATGTCACCAACTCTTGGGGCCTGAGGTGGAAGCTATTTGTGCCCGCAATATAAGAGCCATTACCTAGCCAAATAAAACTACAGCAAAATATGTAGTAAAATGATCAGAAAAATTTCCGAAAGGTAGTCATAACTCGAGAAATCCATCAATATGCTGACCTGCGGTTGCTCTTGATAGAAAGCATCCATACCCACAATCAAAAGGAATTAGTGCCAATATGATCCTGAGGCATAACGTTTCACATGCAATGGCACAGTTAGAAACTTAGAACCACAAATTATGGTAATTTCTCACAGATCGAATGAATGCTTATCACATAGGCTGGACTATGAATCGCAAAACCCATGTCTAATCTAACCACTACAATGGCCTCTTGAATAgcactataaataaaaaacagaatACCCATACAATTATATTAGACTCTCATCTCAAGGAAatgctaaaaaaacaaaactaaaacctCTTACAGGATCGTCCATTTGGATGTTCGATGAGATTCATCATTCGAGTCACTTCATACCTACAGATTTTTCCATCTGTAAAGAAAGCCGAGAACAAATGAGCAGCTGAGAAAAAGCAAACAAAGAATCGAATATTACATATCGTTCAGTATTCTAATTTCCAAGAACATAAGGTTTAAAGATGAGCAACTTCCACAAATAACCTCTCTACATGCTACGTGAAAGCACAAAACTTTGCATCTATTCATTGGACAAAATGTGGGGGTAACCTTTGCGCAGTGGTAAAACTGCTCTTTTACTCACCTGTAGGGTCATGAGTTTAAGGCCAATAACAGCATCTTTGAAATATTTAAGATGAAGGCTGTGTACAAATAAAAGATTCTACTTTCTCAATTATTATTATCCGTCTATCCTCCACAATCAAAGAAAACTACAACTAAAACAATCTTGCAAACTTCAACTCCTACAAGGTgcttcattaaaaaaaactcaatcaaGAATTCAGCACACAACCTTAATTTCTTACAGCAAGAAAAATCTGAAAGCTGCTTTATTACAGGAGACACACAAGTCATTACACCTTCCACGCTCCCTAAAATAATGATGATGCTAAAACAAAATACAACAGCTGTTATCCAATATCATGCTTTCAAAAAAGCGGACATTCTCATACATATTTCCTCCAAAACCACCTTGTAACAGTCGCACCCAGCAAATGCACCCAGCCAGCAATTACATAGTATTTCTCAAAACTGTTTTTGTGAATCTTTTAGGCCAATCCACTATAGTTAATAAGTCTCCCTCGCTGCATTAGATGATCACTCTTTAATCTAGTTTTAAATTCAAAAGAAGCAACGCCAATATTCTTCTCATGACATTGCTCTCAAAAACCCTAAACAAGTCAAATAAATTACACCGCTATATGTTGCCCTCGCATGATAGTGGTTAACATGTtaacataattttctaaaattcactttttaaaaaCAGAATAAACGTTAAGGAAGCGCTTGTTGAAGACCTCCTTACAATAGGTGATAGCGTCATATGCAACGCATGGAAAAAGAACAAAATCTCATTGCCTACTCAAAACCACTTACCAAACCCTCCTCAAAAAAGaactaaatatttttctacAGTCTTCAACCACTAGAATACAAGCAGACTGACTTATTAATACCAACTTTTCAGATATAATTTCTTAgcatttagaattttaaaatgagCATGACTAGGTCACTGCAATTTCAATGTTCTCTTCAAATCAAAACTAACACCTATAAAACAATCTCATTCAACTAGTTAGCTCAGAATTATTCAACTAGTGTGAGATAGTACAAAGACCTTAAGCCCTATGACAGAGTTTCTTCGACTTTGTAGTATATTGCCATTCAGAAATTAATAATTGTAGAAGGAAAGACAATACTTGAACTTAAGTCAATTGAGTGAGGGAATATAAAACTATTCGACCCCAAATCCCAATAATTGTAATTCTTTAAGACTACACCAATCTATCTACATATGCTTAAGTTGTAGAACACAAGGGCAAACACATCTTTGTTCTTTGCATACCACAAGAAACTTCTATACATTCCCTTGACATCTACAGCGTATTAAACCACAATGCCAACCACTCACCAACTTAAGCTAGCAAGAAATTGACTGCACT is a window of Mercurialis annua linkage group LG2, ddMerAnnu1.2, whole genome shotgun sequence DNA encoding:
- the LOC126669911 gene encoding ribulose bisphosphate carboxylase small subunit, chloroplastic 3-like, whose protein sequence is MSAATFTASIAGSGYHGLKLNSTNQHFAAKDSVAWSRKTVSNGSKTYCMKTWNPIDNKKFETLSYLPPLSDESIAKEVEYMILKGWIPCLEFDEKGDVHRENSRMPGYYDGRYWTLWKLPMFGCNDSSQVLNQINECKKAYPNAYIRCLAFDNHRQAQCMSFVIQKPKKN